A genomic stretch from Methylophilus medardicus includes:
- a CDS encoding response regulator: MNVISVMLVDDHAVVRMGFKMLLESDQDIKVIAEAESGEAAIKAYVEHHPQVVVMDITMPGIGGMEAIERILAKDNHARILVLSAHEDSVHPKRVLNAGAMGYVTKRSAAEELIKAIRSVAQGKKYIEASVAQQMAIQQLSGEQNPVDVLSEREFEVFMSLARGKSTNDIAETLFLSPRTVGTHLYNIKQKLNAQNSAEIALIAMRCGLLEP, translated from the coding sequence ATGAACGTGATAAGTGTAATGCTGGTAGATGACCATGCAGTGGTCAGGATGGGCTTTAAAATGCTGCTCGAGTCAGACCAGGATATCAAAGTCATTGCCGAGGCAGAGAGTGGTGAGGCGGCCATCAAAGCTTACGTTGAACACCATCCGCAAGTGGTGGTGATGGATATCACCATGCCCGGCATTGGCGGCATGGAGGCGATTGAGCGCATTTTGGCAAAAGACAATCATGCGAGAATTTTAGTGCTATCCGCGCATGAAGATTCCGTGCACCCCAAGCGCGTGCTCAATGCCGGTGCGATGGGTTATGTGACAAAGCGTAGTGCGGCAGAAGAGTTGATCAAAGCAATCCGCAGTGTGGCACAAGGTAAAAAATACATCGAGGCTAGTGTGGCGCAACAAATGGCCATACAACAACTGTCTGGCGAGCAAAATCCGGTGGATGTATTGAGTGAACGAGAGTTTGAGGTGTTTATGTCGCTTGCGCGGGGCAAGTCAACCAATGACATCGCTGAAACGCTATTTTTGAGTCCTCGCACGGTCGGCACGCATCTGTATAACATCAAGCAAAAGCTCAATGCGCAAAACTCGGCTGAAATTGCTTTAATCGCGATGCGCTGTGGTTTGTTAGAGCCATAG
- a CDS encoding polyphosphate kinase 2 family protein, producing the protein MKTLNIDDYRVNPKKFSLAQFKPEDKSARSGDKSADNSLLASMTEAINARQDILHAEGRHKVLLILQGMDTSGKDGTVKQVFSACDPLGIRLASFKAPSADELAHDYLWRVHQQVPASGELVIFNRSHYEDVLIVKVHDWIDEAECKRRYQQINDFERMLSETGTTIIKCFLHISKAEQKQRLQERLDTPSKHWKFNPKDLEERALWDRYMEAYTQALQQTSTKYAPWYVIPADSKTNRNLLISRILLETLNALTLAYPAKPAAWDKLTIKD; encoded by the coding sequence GTGAAAACGTTGAATATTGATGACTACCGCGTGAATCCCAAAAAATTTTCACTGGCGCAATTCAAGCCAGAAGATAAATCAGCCAGATCGGGTGATAAGTCCGCGGACAATAGTTTGCTCGCTTCTATGACTGAGGCGATTAATGCTAGGCAGGATATATTGCATGCTGAGGGCAGGCATAAGGTGTTACTGATTTTACAGGGCATGGATACTAGTGGCAAAGATGGCACGGTCAAGCAAGTGTTTAGTGCCTGTGATCCCTTAGGCATTCGGCTAGCCAGTTTTAAGGCGCCGAGCGCTGATGAGTTGGCGCATGATTACCTATGGCGAGTGCATCAGCAAGTGCCTGCGAGCGGTGAGTTGGTTATTTTCAATCGTAGCCATTATGAGGATGTGTTAATCGTGAAAGTGCATGATTGGATCGACGAGGCGGAATGCAAACGGCGCTACCAGCAAATCAACGATTTTGAACGGATGCTGAGTGAAACCGGCACCACGATTATTAAATGCTTTTTGCACATCTCTAAGGCCGAGCAAAAACAACGCTTACAAGAGCGCTTAGATACGCCCAGCAAGCACTGGAAATTTAATCCGAAAGACCTAGAGGAGCGCGCGCTGTGGGACCGCTACATGGAGGCCTATACACAGGCACTGCAACAAACCTCCACGAAATATGCACCTTGGTATGTGATTCCCGCAGACTCTAAAACCAATCGAAATTTATTGATTTCACGTATTTTGCTTGAAACTTTAAATGCGCTCACGCTGGCATATCCAGCCAAACCAGCAGCTTGGGACAAGCTCACCATCAAAGATTAA
- the typA gene encoding translational GTPase TypA yields the protein MARNLRNIAIIAHVDHGKTTMVDKLLQQSGTFASHQAMTERVMDSNDLEKERGITILAKNTALTYEGTHINIVDTPGHADFGGEVERVLGMVDGVLLLVDAVDGPMPQTRFVTKKALALGLKPIVVINKVDRPSARPDWVINHTFDLFANLGATDEQLDFPVVYASALNGFATLDMNTPSDNMRALFETILSHVEPPKGDSDAPLQLQISALDYSTYTGRLGVGRVTNGRIKPGQVVAVMREDEQVAQGRINQVLGFKGLDRVPVEEAEAGDIVIISGIEEIGIGFTICDRDKPVGLPHLGVDEPTLTMDFMVNTSPLAGTEGKFITSRQIRDRLTKELLVNVALRVEDTEDTDVFRVSGRGELHLTILLENMRREGFEIAVGKPRVVFREINGERCEPYEILTVDLEDENQGAVMEELGRRRGEMSNMESDGNGRTRLEYRIPARGLIGFQGEFLTLTRGTGLMAHIFDEYAPVKADMPGRRNGVLISAEQGEAVAYALWKLQDRGKMFSSPGDRLYEGMIIGIHSRDNDLVVNPIKGKQLTNVRASGTDEAVRLIPPVSLSLESAVEFIDDDELVEITPKTIRLRKRYLLEHERKRASKD from the coding sequence ATGGCACGCAACCTCAGAAATATCGCAATTATCGCGCACGTTGACCACGGTAAAACAACCATGGTCGACAAATTACTCCAACAGTCAGGTACTTTTGCCTCTCATCAAGCGATGACTGAGCGTGTCATGGACAGCAACGACCTAGAAAAAGAGCGTGGCATTACCATTTTGGCCAAAAATACCGCCTTAACTTATGAAGGTACGCACATTAACATCGTCGATACCCCGGGCCATGCGGACTTTGGTGGCGAGGTAGAGCGTGTTTTAGGTATGGTGGACGGCGTGTTGTTGCTGGTTGACGCGGTAGACGGCCCGATGCCACAAACCCGCTTTGTGACTAAAAAAGCCTTGGCATTGGGTTTAAAGCCCATTGTAGTGATTAATAAGGTTGACCGTCCGAGTGCACGCCCTGATTGGGTCATTAATCATACGTTTGACTTGTTTGCCAACCTCGGCGCGACAGATGAACAGCTAGATTTCCCAGTAGTTTATGCCTCTGCGCTCAATGGTTTTGCAACGCTCGACATGAACACCCCCTCGGATAACATGCGTGCGCTGTTTGAAACCATCCTAAGCCATGTCGAGCCACCAAAGGGCGATAGCGATGCCCCGTTGCAATTGCAAATTTCAGCACTTGATTACTCTACTTATACTGGCCGCCTAGGCGTTGGTCGTGTAACTAACGGTCGTATCAAACCAGGCCAAGTGGTTGCCGTGATGCGCGAAGATGAACAAGTCGCGCAAGGCCGTATTAACCAAGTGCTTGGTTTCAAAGGCTTGGATCGCGTGCCGGTTGAAGAGGCCGAAGCAGGGGATATCGTGATTATTTCCGGTATCGAAGAAATCGGCATCGGCTTCACTATCTGTGACCGCGATAAGCCGGTTGGCTTGCCGCATTTGGGCGTAGATGAGCCGACATTGACCATGGACTTTATGGTCAACACCTCACCATTGGCTGGTACGGAAGGCAAGTTCATTACTTCACGTCAAATTCGTGACCGTTTAACTAAAGAGTTGTTAGTGAACGTGGCATTGCGGGTTGAAGACACTGAAGATACGGACGTATTCCGTGTTTCTGGTCGTGGTGAGTTGCACCTGACCATTCTGCTGGAAAACATGCGTCGTGAAGGGTTTGAAATTGCAGTTGGTAAACCACGCGTGGTTTTCAGAGAAATCAATGGCGAAAGATGCGAGCCTTATGAAATTTTGACCGTGGACTTGGAAGATGAAAACCAAGGTGCGGTCATGGAGGAGTTGGGTCGTCGTCGTGGTGAAATGAGCAATATGGAGTCCGACGGTAATGGTCGTACTCGCCTAGAATACCGTATTCCGGCGCGTGGTCTGATTGGTTTTCAAGGCGAGTTTTTGACACTCACCCGCGGCACTGGCTTGATGGCGCACATCTTTGATGAATATGCACCGGTCAAAGCAGACATGCCAGGCCGCCGTAACGGTGTGTTGATTTCAGCTGAACAAGGTGAAGCGGTTGCCTATGCATTATGGAAACTGCAAGATCGCGGTAAGATGTTTTCAAGCCCAGGGGATAGATTGTACGAAGGTATGATTATTGGTATTCACAGCCGCGACAACGATCTCGTCGTTAACCCAATCAAGGGTAAGCAACTCACCAACGTGCGCGCATCCGGCACGGACGAGGCGGTTCGATTGATTCCGCCCGTTTCATTAAGTCTTGAAAGCGCGGTTGAATTCATTGATGATGATGAGTTAGTTGAAATCACGCCTAAAACGATACGCTTACGCAAGCGCTACCTGCTGGAGCATGAGCGTAAACGGGCCTCTAAGGACTAA
- a CDS encoding copper resistance protein NlpE N-terminal domain-containing protein: MQYSLIKTVVRCLACLMAMAGVHVATQASPHASSSGDEAQVLVQGVLEKRTISSWQYGTHQLTGDFFQAEATAMAPRKVFALKSEQINLDPFLGQEVAITGKAIAGYPVDGGPDFIEVIAVAMSQKQASGRQQSWATPQDWAGTYHGRLPCDNCIAIEAKLALNHQGYYQLKQTQLTDDGKQTTRQSRGKYHLNVANGELWLQHLKAPLHFRRQADRLILLDPQGNPKGNPQQDFLQKF; the protein is encoded by the coding sequence ATGCAGTATTCATTAATCAAAACAGTGGTACGTTGTCTGGCATGCCTGATGGCAATGGCAGGTGTACATGTCGCAACACAAGCCTCCCCTCACGCATCATCATCAGGGGATGAGGCGCAAGTACTAGTACAAGGTGTGCTGGAGAAGCGCACTATCAGCAGTTGGCAATATGGCACCCATCAACTTACTGGCGATTTTTTTCAAGCTGAAGCTACGGCTATGGCACCCAGAAAAGTCTTTGCACTAAAAAGTGAGCAGATTAACTTAGACCCTTTTTTAGGTCAGGAAGTGGCGATTACTGGCAAAGCCATTGCTGGCTACCCTGTGGATGGCGGGCCTGATTTTATTGAAGTCATCGCCGTGGCCATGTCACAAAAGCAAGCCTCTGGCAGACAACAATCTTGGGCCACTCCGCAGGATTGGGCAGGCACCTACCATGGCCGCCTGCCATGCGACAACTGCATCGCCATTGAGGCCAAGTTGGCTTTAAATCATCAAGGCTACTACCAATTAAAGCAGACCCAACTGACTGACGACGGCAAGCAAACCACACGTCAAAGCCGCGGCAAATACCACTTGAATGTAGCAAATGGTGAACTCTGGTTGCAACACCTCAAAGCACCGCTACACTTTCGCCGGCAAGCAGATCGTCTCATTTTGTTGGATCCTCAGGGCAACCCGAAAGGCAACCCTCAGCAAGACTTTCTGCAGAAGTTTTGA
- a CDS encoding DMT family transporter: MLLAGLGFAIMGAFVKAGAARFSPSELVFYRSAFGLLMITVIVCWQGKPLKTPLFAMQMRRAGVGFSALLLFFYALAHLPLATAITLNYTSPMFLALLSPWLLNAEPALSHRQRRHLNLCILGGFIGVCLVLQPAIQSNQLLAGALGLLSGIGAALAYVHVKQLGVEGEPDWRTVFYFTLVCSIASGAWMLVDHVTPLRWQDLPLLCGLGISATLSQLALTRAYRTGRTLTVASLAYSTVVFATLIGVVIWQEALSGIEIAGMMMIITFGILSARSKQ; this comes from the coding sequence ATGCTGCTTGCGGGGCTCGGCTTTGCCATCATGGGGGCGTTCGTTAAAGCGGGCGCCGCACGCTTTAGTCCCAGCGAGTTAGTGTTTTATCGCTCTGCGTTCGGATTGCTCATGATCACCGTCATTGTCTGCTGGCAAGGCAAACCTTTAAAAACGCCGCTTTTCGCGATGCAAATGCGTCGCGCCGGCGTGGGCTTTAGCGCCCTACTTCTATTTTTCTATGCCTTAGCACACTTACCACTGGCGACCGCGATCACGCTGAACTACACCTCACCCATGTTTTTAGCCCTACTGTCTCCCTGGCTGCTGAACGCTGAGCCTGCCTTGAGTCATCGGCAGCGCAGGCATTTAAACTTATGTATCTTGGGTGGCTTTATCGGCGTTTGCCTAGTGTTGCAACCGGCCATCCAAAGCAATCAACTGCTCGCGGGGGCACTGGGTTTACTGTCTGGCATAGGTGCTGCATTAGCTTATGTGCACGTCAAGCAATTAGGGGTGGAGGGCGAGCCAGACTGGCGAACAGTTTTTTACTTCACGCTGGTGTGCAGCATCGCCAGCGGTGCCTGGATGCTGGTTGATCACGTCACACCACTGCGTTGGCAAGACCTTCCCTTGTTGTGCGGATTAGGCATCTCCGCGACCCTCAGCCAACTGGCGTTAACGCGAGCCTATCGGACCGGCCGCACGCTCACTGTGGCCAGTCTGGCATACAGCACGGTAGTATTCGCGACACTGATTGGAGTGGTTATCTGGCAAGAAGCGTTGAGCGGCATCGAAATCGCCGGCATGATGATGATCATCACTTTTGGCATACTCAGTGCGCGTAGCAAACAGTAG
- a CDS encoding ATP-binding protein produces MLSLAFLVAAAVVLVRDTKDSIRERVEAAMRVTVQLLDTVIVSSAMNPSLGPTHYVLQDFLRSLGYVRSSHIELYDYANNPLYISPDSTFKTEINPPSWFVKLVGPKEETVTRRVRYGVLTIRSSAEGSIREAWSGFLQLMMMGVGFFLLLNLLIYGLLSHALRPVRHILHAINRIEQGDLTTRLARFSVPEFDKIGLSLNQMALSLDAERQLEQNRQLTQLIQQHIEDERRSLARELHDELGQYVTAIKTFAVAIVNKTKQNTPDIAANAQTIVAAANHIYDGMHNIIRQLRPAAMDNMGLVETLRDMVSGYQAQHPDLTIQLHVSGACAPMGENVNINVYRMVQEAVNNAIKHAHAQSINVHLLNDAEGLRLMICDDGVGMQLDLVDQTRHFGLLGMRERVQALHGQFKVVSQPEISRGTTLEIRLPLQSAPNNRE; encoded by the coding sequence ATGTTATCGCTTGCTTTTTTGGTGGCAGCGGCAGTAGTGTTGGTGCGCGATACCAAAGATAGCATCCGTGAACGGGTTGAGGCTGCCATGCGTGTCACGGTGCAATTGTTGGACACCGTCATTGTCAGTTCAGCCATGAACCCCAGCCTCGGCCCTACGCATTACGTTTTGCAAGATTTTTTACGTTCATTAGGCTATGTGCGCAGTAGTCATATCGAGTTATATGATTATGCCAACAACCCCTTATACATTTCCCCGGATTCAACCTTTAAAACAGAGATCAATCCACCCAGTTGGTTTGTAAAATTGGTGGGGCCTAAAGAAGAAACGGTCACGCGGCGCGTGCGTTACGGCGTGCTGACCATCCGCTCCAGTGCGGAGGGCTCTATTCGAGAGGCATGGTCGGGTTTTTTACAGTTAATGATGATGGGCGTTGGTTTTTTTCTGCTACTCAATCTGCTGATCTATGGGCTACTTAGCCATGCCTTGCGTCCCGTCCGGCATATTTTGCATGCGATCAACCGCATTGAGCAGGGGGATTTAACGACCCGATTAGCGCGCTTTTCAGTGCCTGAGTTTGACAAAATAGGCTTGAGTTTGAACCAGATGGCTTTGTCACTAGATGCTGAGCGTCAGTTAGAGCAAAACCGGCAGTTGACGCAGCTCATACAGCAACACATTGAGGATGAGCGCCGCAGTCTAGCGCGCGAATTACATGACGAGCTGGGGCAGTATGTGACCGCAATCAAAACGTTCGCCGTGGCTATTGTTAACAAAACTAAGCAAAATACGCCAGATATTGCTGCTAACGCGCAAACCATCGTCGCGGCAGCTAACCACATTTACGATGGCATGCATAACATTATTCGTCAGTTGCGTCCGGCTGCCATGGATAACATGGGCTTGGTGGAGACCTTGCGTGACATGGTATCTGGCTATCAAGCGCAACACCCGGATTTAACGATTCAATTGCATGTGTCGGGTGCCTGTGCGCCCATGGGTGAGAACGTAAATATCAATGTGTATCGTATGGTACAAGAAGCCGTCAACAACGCGATCAAGCATGCCCATGCGCAATCCATCAATGTCCATTTGCTCAACGACGCCGAAGGCTTGCGTTTGATGATTTGCGATGATGGCGTCGGCATGCAATTGGACTTAGTAGACCAAACGCGACATTTTGGCCTGCTGGGGATGCGTGAGCGCGTCCAAGCGTTGCATGGACAGTTTAAAGTGGTCTCGCAGCCGGAGATCAGCCGTGGAACCACTTTAGAGATCCGATTGCCTTTACAATCAGCACCAAACAACAGGGAGTAA
- a CDS encoding aromatic ring-hydroxylating oxygenase subunit alpha, with the protein MGSVTSLNKEQNQTRFAQLPVDWYVDPAIYALEQAHLFALQPQYVGHARMIPNPGDYQCLDWMHNAMALVNQQGQPQLISNICRHRQAVMLNGQGNTQHIVCPLHRWTYDLNGQLLGAPHFDQNPCLHLQQQSLSAWQGLLFKSAQSNNQDKSPPIAQLLKQLGCKQDFDFTGYHFDSAIVDHYDFNWKTFIEVYLEDYHVGPFHPGLNQFVNCSELHWEFGEHYSVQTVGYKPLPEYNLSPVYKQWQQAVTDYQQNQTPKYGAIWFVLYPFLMIEWYPNVLVVSHIIPTGVESCQNVVEFYYPEDIALFEREYVRAQQAAYFETAVEDKEICQRMHDGRKGLFSLGKDERGPYQHPMEAGLEHFHRWYRSQMEPHLPEHLRR; encoded by the coding sequence ATGGGTTCTGTCACCTCTTTAAATAAAGAACAAAACCAGACTCGCTTCGCACAATTACCTGTTGACTGGTATGTTGACCCAGCCATCTATGCTCTGGAGCAGGCTCACTTGTTTGCGTTGCAACCCCAATACGTGGGGCATGCGCGCATGATTCCCAATCCGGGGGATTATCAATGCTTGGATTGGATGCACAACGCTATGGCGCTGGTAAATCAGCAAGGGCAACCACAACTCATTAGTAACATCTGCCGCCACCGTCAAGCGGTCATGCTCAACGGTCAAGGCAATACACAACACATAGTCTGCCCATTGCATCGTTGGACTTATGACCTCAATGGCCAGTTACTGGGTGCGCCGCATTTTGATCAAAACCCCTGCTTGCATCTACAACAGCAATCTTTAAGCGCCTGGCAGGGTTTACTGTTTAAGTCAGCGCAAAGCAACAACCAAGACAAAAGCCCACCTATTGCGCAACTGCTCAAACAACTCGGCTGCAAGCAAGATTTCGACTTTACCGGTTATCACTTCGACTCCGCCATCGTCGACCATTACGATTTCAACTGGAAAACTTTCATTGAAGTCTACCTAGAAGATTATCACGTGGGGCCGTTTCATCCTGGACTGAACCAGTTTGTGAATTGCAGCGAACTACACTGGGAGTTTGGCGAGCACTACAGCGTGCAAACCGTTGGCTACAAACCGTTGCCAGAATACAACCTGTCCCCTGTCTACAAACAATGGCAGCAGGCGGTCACAGATTATCAGCAAAATCAAACGCCCAAATACGGCGCCATTTGGTTCGTGTTGTATCCATTTTTGATGATCGAATGGTATCCCAACGTATTGGTCGTCTCACACATTATTCCGACTGGCGTCGAATCTTGCCAAAATGTGGTTGAATTTTATTACCCTGAGGACATTGCTTTGTTTGAACGCGAATACGTTCGCGCGCAACAAGCCGCTTATTTTGAAACCGCCGTCGAGGACAAAGAAATTTGTCAGCGCATGCATGATGGTCGTAAGGGCCTCTTTTCATTGGGCAAGGACGAGCGCGGCCCCTATCAGCATCCCATGGAAGCCGGACTAGAGCACTTTCATCGTTGGTATCGCAGCCAAATGGAGCCCCACTTACCTGAGCATTTGCGTCGCTAG